From Orenia marismortui DSM 5156, one genomic window encodes:
- a CDS encoding ABC transporter permease has protein sequence MKKWKMFFRMISQALKERKSRVAIVFFAIVVGIGVISALFSVYYDINIKMSKELRTYGANLALKPSVDTSQEILLEDLEQVVAEFSQEELIGYRPNLYGIAEVESKKSVFKSTKPVVLVGTWFEQIAKINPYWQVEGELPINHDIKDEVVIGQDVAEKLGYDIGDELKLATKNTWGSEKFMVTAIVETGDDADSRIFVNLSVAERLLDTEGKINTAYLSVISKGEDLRTKVTEINEKLSSVGLETIQKIAKSEAKVLDKIKSLMYLVVMVILLSTILCVSTTMMTIVAERKEEIALKKALGADSKDVIIEFLMEAIILGGVGGLIGYGLGFLGAQLIGKSVFASAISFRSMVLFSSFILSIVVSCIASTLPVSRVVDIDPAVTLKGE, from the coding sequence ATGAAAAAGTGGAAGATGTTCTTTAGAATGATATCTCAGGCACTAAAGGAGAGAAAATCAAGGGTAGCGATTGTATTTTTTGCTATAGTAGTTGGAATTGGAGTGATCTCTGCTCTATTTAGTGTTTATTATGATATTAATATTAAGATGAGTAAGGAATTAAGAACTTATGGGGCAAATTTAGCTTTAAAACCTAGTGTTGATACTTCTCAAGAGATTCTCCTTGAAGATTTAGAGCAGGTAGTTGCAGAATTTAGCCAAGAAGAGTTAATTGGTTATAGACCTAACCTTTATGGGATAGCAGAGGTAGAGTCTAAGAAGTCGGTATTTAAAAGTACTAAACCTGTGGTTTTAGTAGGTACTTGGTTTGAGCAAATTGCTAAGATTAATCCTTACTGGCAGGTTGAAGGTGAATTACCTATAAATCATGATATTAAGGATGAAGTAGTTATTGGACAAGATGTTGCTGAAAAATTAGGATATGATATAGGTGATGAATTGAAGCTTGCTACCAAGAATACTTGGGGTAGTGAGAAGTTTATGGTTACTGCTATAGTAGAGACTGGAGATGATGCTGATAGCCGTATCTTTGTCAATCTGTCAGTAGCTGAAAGATTATTGGATACAGAAGGTAAGATTAATACAGCTTACTTGAGTGTAATTAGTAAGGGAGAAGATTTAAGGACTAAAGTAACTGAGATAAATGAAAAGTTATCATCAGTAGGTTTAGAGACTATTCAAAAGATTGCCAAATCTGAAGCAAAGGTTTTAGATAAGATTAAATCATTAATGTACTTAGTTGTAATGGTAATTTTGTTATCTACTATTCTTTGTGTATCAACGACCATGATGACAATAGTTGCTGAACGTAAAGAGGAGATTGCCCTCAAGAAGGCTTTGGGTGCTGATAGTAAAGATGTAATAATTGAATTCTTAATGGAAGCAATTATCTTAGGTGGAGTCGGTGGTTTGATCGGTTATGGTTTAGGATTCTTAGGAGCACAGTTAATTGGAAAGAGTGTCTTTGCTTCAGCTATCTCCTTTAGAAGTATGG